Sequence from the Actinomycetota bacterium genome:
GTTTCCTGGTAATCCCTACTACACCTTTGGTCATTACTTCCATGGATCTTCCCCGGTCCCGGATAGATATCAAACGCTCAATTTCTTCTCCCCCCTCCCGGGCTACTTCTTCCCGGGAGATATCCGGTTTAAAAGCGGGGGGTCCCAGCACACCAGCATCCATGACTAGAGTTTGTATTCCCCTCTCCTGTAAGGTAGATTTAAAAAACTGGAATTCCTCTCCTTTGGTATCCAGAGTGCCTATAAGCAGAACCTTTTTAACCATATGCCCTTATCCCCTATGCCAGATGATGTTAACTATTTTATTTTAGCATACCAGCCTTATCCATAATATAGGGTTTTGATTTTAATTAAATTTACTTTTATCCAACCCATAAAGGCTAGTTACTGTCTTCTTTTATGGTTTTTGCCCCATCACTGCCGTGTATTTATCTACATTGCGCACCTCGGTTTTTCTTTTTTATTTTATTGATTTTTATTTTTTTTTGTTGTATTTTTATCTTAAAATTAGCAGTCTGTTGATTAGAGTGCTAATCTTGCATTGTGTTTTTGTGTATTTATTAAAGGAGGTAACCATGAACTACAAACCACTGGCCGACAGGCTGCTGCTTAAGGTTAAAAAAGCAGAGGAAATGACCAAGAGCGGCATCGTGCTGCCTGACAGCGCCCAGGAAAAGCCCCAGGAAG
This genomic interval carries:
- a CDS encoding co-chaperone GroES; translated protein: MNYKPLADRLLLKVKKAEEMTKSGIVLPDSAQEKPQE